From a single Miscanthus floridulus cultivar M001 chromosome 8, ASM1932011v1, whole genome shotgun sequence genomic region:
- the LOC136475482 gene encoding uncharacterized protein isoform X1, translating to MCLREGCVDGKTRPVGRSFQAGSRATGGEELRDGPRGRASRRGRARPCGSTCPAPAGRSVAVGSSFPEGSQAGAGERQRPSESGRSTKEADVRPFPPFSLLSFPREASFPVPEASCARASAGAENFARSPEASAFTPSRAPARRQIAAEALRPPRGPPTPVGQAWKMSRWNVRATDSVRGISLLETIMRELWMQLPLNTLKSQGRAGKRDPISVDKMYSSQPSSTSLSAKRTHAIDPEVSDHEKCQNVESSLSRRFSKRRKEQLQNPSSVYSRKVQDVVLLDDEDMKPEEEVNCEMSDRRNEPKIYYPSRDNRESVELTRSDIKCLDPGVYLSSPVINFYIQYIKRNRLCTEDFRDKFYIFNTYFYGKLEEALYCPDEFSKLRRWWKGVNILNKAYIILPIHGTAHWSLVIICIPAKESISGPIILHLDSLAMHPSTKILNTVERYLEKEWRQLSSILGTTWEDLKSNIHKESVEVPRQNNEYDCGIFMLYYIERFIEEAPERFTIDKLDMFDRSWFKPEEASDLRRRIRELLLEEFESAKLDDALSGADASDPDDSIKDGELKADAPSDSSEMVVEVVGGLGSTVKSNEGIKVVASEEASGESGDAGKSIEGIVAASEKKSIEGINVAEPEEASEESIDACKSIGGINVAESDEASREFGETGKTNKGTKVAVSEGASVSGYTDKSMEDISDSEVAVLDKVPTSSCKRKRKTTSGECVDAGKSIEVINVAEPEEASEESRDAGKSIGGINVEESDEASGEFGEAGKTNKGTKVAVSEGASAESGYVDKIMEDISDSEVAVLDNAPTSSYKREKKATARVLSEAASFSDSVKDEEGTVKADSGSSKAEKEGDLIVIASPERSEGNDEIIGSSRIPDVVCDSCDSDTHATVRIVGVRKRNFFPSYGCSNPHKEPCTVPLLDSREDGKW from the exons ATGTGCCTGCGGGAGGGGTGCGTCGACGGGAAGACGAGACCGGTGGGGAGGAGCTTCCAGGCGGGGAGCAGGGCGACCGGCGGGGAGGAGCTTAGGGACGGGCCACGGGGACGAGCTTCCAGACGGGGAAGAGCGCGGCCTTGCGGATCCACCTGCCCGGCGCCGGCAGGGAGGAGCGTGGCCGTTGGGAGCAGCTTCCCGGAGGGGTCGCAGGCGGGGGCAGGTGAGCGGCAGCGGCCGTCTGAGAGCGGGAGAAGCACGAAGGAGGCAGACGTGCGTCCTTTTCCCCCCTTCTCCCTCTTATCCTTCCCGCGCGAGGCTTCTTTTCCCGTGCCCGAAGCCAGCTGCGCGCGCGCTTCCGCGGGGGCGGAAAATTTCGCGCGCTCGCCCGAGGCGTCCGCCTTCACGCCGTCTAGAGCGCCTGCGCGCCGCCAAATCGCCGCCGAGGCGCTGCGTCCGCCTAGGGGTCCGCCTACCCCCGTAGGCCAG GCCTGGAAGATGAGCAGGTGGAACGTGAGGGCAACAGATTCCGTTCGAG GCATCTCTCTCTTGGAAACTATTATGAGGGAATTGTGGATGCAGTTACCTTTGAATACACTCAAAAGCCAAGGGCGTGCGGGGAAAAGGGATCCTATATCGGTGGACAAGATGTACTCAAGCCAACCAAGTTCCACATCTTTATCTGCAAAGAGGACTCATGCCATTGATCCAGAGGTGTCTGATCATGAAAAATGTCAGAATGTTGAGAGTTCCCTCTCCAGAAGATTCTCTAAGAG GAGGAAGGAACAGCTTCAGAATCCATCTTCCGTTTATTCTCGAAAG GTTCAAGATGTGGTTCTTTTGGATGATGAAGATATGAAACCTGAGGAAGAAGTAAACTGTGAGATGTCTGACAGACG GAATGAACCGAAGATCTACTACCCATCGAG AGATAATAGAGAATCTGTGGAGCTCACCAGATCTGATATTAAATGTCTTGATCCTGGAGTATATCTGTCGTCACCGGTGATAAACTTCTACATCCA GTACATCAAAAGGAACAGATTGTGTACTGAAGATTTCAGAGACAAATTCTACATATTTAACACTTATTTTTATGGAAAGCTTGAAGAAGCATTGTATTGTCCG GATGAGTTCTCAAAGTtgagaagatggtggaaaggtgtcAATATATTAAATAAAGCATACATCATCTTGCCGATCCATGGGAC GGCGCACTGGAGCTTGGTAATCATTTGCATTCCTGCAAAAGAGAGTATTTCAGGACCAATCATACTTCATCTGGACTCCCTAGCGATGCATCCCAGTACTAAGATCTTGAACACAGTTGAGAG ATACCTTGAAAAAGAATGGCGCCAACTATCATCAATTTTAGGGACAACATGGGAGGATCTTAAAAGTAATATACACAAGGAAAGTGTTGAG GTTCCGCGGCAGAATAATGAGTACGACTGTGGCATCTTCATGCTTTATTATATTGAACGGTTTATAGAAGAGGCACCAGAAAGATTCACAATTGATAAACTTGATATG TTTGATCGGAGTTGGTTCAAACCTGAAGAAGCATCTGATCTAAGGCGGAGAATAAGAGAGCTACTGCTGGAAGAATTTGAAAGTGCCAAGCTGGATGATGCTTTATCAGGAGCAGATGCATCTGATCCCGATGACAGCATAAAGGATGGAGAACTGAAAGCAGATGCACCTTCTGACAGTTCAGAAATGGTCGTAGAGGTGGTAGGAGGGTTGGGAAGCACTGTCAAGAGCAATGAAGGCATCAAGGTTGTAGCATCAGAAGAGGCAAGTGGAGAGTCAGGAGATGCTGGTAAGAGTATTGAAGGCATTGTTGCAGCATCAGAAAAAAAGAGTATTGAAGGCATCAATGTTGCAGAACCCGAAGAAGCAAGTGAAGAGTCTATAGATGCTTGTAAGAGTATAGGAGGCATCAACGTTGCAGAATCTGATGAAGCAAGTAGGGAGTTTGGAGAGACCGGTAAGACCAACAAAGGCACCAAGGTTGCAGTGTCAGAAGGAGCAAGTGTGTCTGGATACACTGATAAGAGTATGGAAGACATCTCTGACTCCGAGGTTGCAGTATTAGACAAAGTTCCAACTAGCAGCTGCAAACGCAAAAGGAAGACCACAAGCGGAGAGTGTGTGGATGCTGGTAAGAGTATCGAAGTTATCAATGTTGCAGAACCAGAAGAAGCAAGTGAAGAGTCTAGAGATGCTGGTAAGAGTATAGGAGGCATCAATGTTGAAGAATCAGATGAAGCAAGTGGGGAGTTTGGAGAAGCTGGTAAGACTAACAAAGGCACCAAGGTTGCAGTGTCAGAAGGAGCAAGTGCGGAGTCTGGATATGTTGATAAGATTATGGAAGACATCTCTGACTCTGAGGTTGCAGTATTAGACAATGCTCCAACTAGCAGCTACAAACGCGAAAAGAAGGCCACAGCCCGTGTTCTATCAGAAGCAGCTTCATTTTCAGATAGCGTCAAAGATGAAGAAGGTACGGTGAAAGCAGATTCTGGCAGCTCAAAAGCTGAGAAAGAAGGTGATTTGATTGTAATTGCATCGCCGGAAAGATCAGAGGGGAATGATGAGATCATTGGTAGCTCGCGAATTCCAGATGTAGTTTGTGACAGCTGCGACAGTGACACACATGCCACGGTGAGGATTGTAGGAGTTCGCAAACGAAATTTTTTTCCATCGTATGGTTGCAGTAATCCACACAAGGAGCCATGCACCGTGCCTCTGTTGGATTCTCGGGAAGATGGGAAATGGTGA
- the LOC136475482 gene encoding uncharacterized protein isoform X2, which produces MGRIEIDWEEVFVNSPSHDREVDVCFASPSSAPRASAAKAARARAFGVAKVLSGDERRGSPDSHHRRRFRALRDDVDWCVAERRTAAHGGDGAHRPVTRAAAKAADGRGQDAHAASKDVFAFGLEDEQVEREGNRFRSRLPPIQKNKYGPLPLNTLKSQGRAGKRDPISVDKMYSSQPSSTSLSAKRTHAIDPEVSDHEKCQNVESSLSRRFSKRRKEQLQNPSSVYSRKVQDVVLLDDEDMKPEEEVNCEMSDRRNEPKIYYPSRDNRESVELTRSDIKCLDPGVYLSSPVINFYIQYIKRNRLCTEDFRDKFYIFNTYFYGKLEEALYCPDEFSKLRRWWKGVNILNKAYIILPIHGTAHWSLVIICIPAKESISGPIILHLDSLAMHPSTKILNTVERYLEKEWRQLSSILGTTWEDLKSNIHKESVEVPRQNNEYDCGIFMLYYIERFIEEAPERFTIDKLDMFDRSWFKPEEASDLRRRIRELLLEEFESAKLDDALSGADASDPDDSIKDGELKADAPSDSSEMVVEVVGGLGSTVKSNEGIKVVASEEASGESGDAGKSIEGIVAASEKKSIEGINVAEPEEASEESIDACKSIGGINVAESDEASREFGETGKTNKGTKVAVSEGASVSGYTDKSMEDISDSEVAVLDKVPTSSCKRKRKTTSGECVDAGKSIEVINVAEPEEASEESRDAGKSIGGINVEESDEASGEFGEAGKTNKGTKVAVSEGASAESGYVDKIMEDISDSEVAVLDNAPTSSYKREKKATARVLSEAASFSDSVKDEEGTVKADSGSSKAEKEGDLIVIASPERSEGNDEIIGSSRIPDVVCDSCDSDTHATVRIVGVRKRNFFPSYGCSNPHKEPCTVPLLDSREDGKW; this is translated from the exons atggggcGGATCGAGATCGATTGGGAGGAGGTGTTTGTCAACTCACCGTCCCACGACCGCGAGGTCGACGTCTGCTTCGCCTCCCCCTCGTCGGCGCCGCGCGCCTCCGCGGCgaaggcggcgcgggcgcgggcgttcGGCGTCGCGAAGGTGTTATCGGGCGACGAGCGGCGGGGGTCCCCAGACAGCCACCACCGGAGGAGGTTCCGGGCGCTGCGCGACGATGTCGACTGGTGCGTGGCCGAGCGCCGCACCGCCGCGCACGGGGGTGACGGGGCGCACCGGCCAGTGACCCGCGCGGCCGCTAAG GCTGCTGATGGTCGGGGACAGGATGCTCATGCCGCTTCTAAGGATGTGTTTGCTTTCG GCCTGGAAGATGAGCAGGTGGAACGTGAGGGCAACAGATTCCGTTCGAGGTTACCTCCCATTCAGAAAAATAAATATGGCCCG TTACCTTTGAATACACTCAAAAGCCAAGGGCGTGCGGGGAAAAGGGATCCTATATCGGTGGACAAGATGTACTCAAGCCAACCAAGTTCCACATCTTTATCTGCAAAGAGGACTCATGCCATTGATCCAGAGGTGTCTGATCATGAAAAATGTCAGAATGTTGAGAGTTCCCTCTCCAGAAGATTCTCTAAGAG GAGGAAGGAACAGCTTCAGAATCCATCTTCCGTTTATTCTCGAAAG GTTCAAGATGTGGTTCTTTTGGATGATGAAGATATGAAACCTGAGGAAGAAGTAAACTGTGAGATGTCTGACAGACG GAATGAACCGAAGATCTACTACCCATCGAG AGATAATAGAGAATCTGTGGAGCTCACCAGATCTGATATTAAATGTCTTGATCCTGGAGTATATCTGTCGTCACCGGTGATAAACTTCTACATCCA GTACATCAAAAGGAACAGATTGTGTACTGAAGATTTCAGAGACAAATTCTACATATTTAACACTTATTTTTATGGAAAGCTTGAAGAAGCATTGTATTGTCCG GATGAGTTCTCAAAGTtgagaagatggtggaaaggtgtcAATATATTAAATAAAGCATACATCATCTTGCCGATCCATGGGAC GGCGCACTGGAGCTTGGTAATCATTTGCATTCCTGCAAAAGAGAGTATTTCAGGACCAATCATACTTCATCTGGACTCCCTAGCGATGCATCCCAGTACTAAGATCTTGAACACAGTTGAGAG ATACCTTGAAAAAGAATGGCGCCAACTATCATCAATTTTAGGGACAACATGGGAGGATCTTAAAAGTAATATACACAAGGAAAGTGTTGAG GTTCCGCGGCAGAATAATGAGTACGACTGTGGCATCTTCATGCTTTATTATATTGAACGGTTTATAGAAGAGGCACCAGAAAGATTCACAATTGATAAACTTGATATG TTTGATCGGAGTTGGTTCAAACCTGAAGAAGCATCTGATCTAAGGCGGAGAATAAGAGAGCTACTGCTGGAAGAATTTGAAAGTGCCAAGCTGGATGATGCTTTATCAGGAGCAGATGCATCTGATCCCGATGACAGCATAAAGGATGGAGAACTGAAAGCAGATGCACCTTCTGACAGTTCAGAAATGGTCGTAGAGGTGGTAGGAGGGTTGGGAAGCACTGTCAAGAGCAATGAAGGCATCAAGGTTGTAGCATCAGAAGAGGCAAGTGGAGAGTCAGGAGATGCTGGTAAGAGTATTGAAGGCATTGTTGCAGCATCAGAAAAAAAGAGTATTGAAGGCATCAATGTTGCAGAACCCGAAGAAGCAAGTGAAGAGTCTATAGATGCTTGTAAGAGTATAGGAGGCATCAACGTTGCAGAATCTGATGAAGCAAGTAGGGAGTTTGGAGAGACCGGTAAGACCAACAAAGGCACCAAGGTTGCAGTGTCAGAAGGAGCAAGTGTGTCTGGATACACTGATAAGAGTATGGAAGACATCTCTGACTCCGAGGTTGCAGTATTAGACAAAGTTCCAACTAGCAGCTGCAAACGCAAAAGGAAGACCACAAGCGGAGAGTGTGTGGATGCTGGTAAGAGTATCGAAGTTATCAATGTTGCAGAACCAGAAGAAGCAAGTGAAGAGTCTAGAGATGCTGGTAAGAGTATAGGAGGCATCAATGTTGAAGAATCAGATGAAGCAAGTGGGGAGTTTGGAGAAGCTGGTAAGACTAACAAAGGCACCAAGGTTGCAGTGTCAGAAGGAGCAAGTGCGGAGTCTGGATATGTTGATAAGATTATGGAAGACATCTCTGACTCTGAGGTTGCAGTATTAGACAATGCTCCAACTAGCAGCTACAAACGCGAAAAGAAGGCCACAGCCCGTGTTCTATCAGAAGCAGCTTCATTTTCAGATAGCGTCAAAGATGAAGAAGGTACGGTGAAAGCAGATTCTGGCAGCTCAAAAGCTGAGAAAGAAGGTGATTTGATTGTAATTGCATCGCCGGAAAGATCAGAGGGGAATGATGAGATCATTGGTAGCTCGCGAATTCCAGATGTAGTTTGTGACAGCTGCGACAGTGACACACATGCCACGGTGAGGATTGTAGGAGTTCGCAAACGAAATTTTTTTCCATCGTATGGTTGCAGTAATCCACACAAGGAGCCATGCACCGTGCCTCTGTTGGATTCTCGGGAAGATGGGAAATGGTGA
- the LOC136475482 gene encoding probable ubiquitin-like-specific protease 2A isoform X3 produces the protein MVGDRMLMPLLRMCLLSAWKMSRWNVRATDSVRGISLLETIMRELWMQLPLNTLKSQGRAGKRDPISVDKMYSSQPSSTSLSAKRTHAIDPEVSDHEKCQNVESSLSRRFSKRRKEQLQNPSSVYSRKVQDVVLLDDEDMKPEEEVNCEMSDRRNEPKIYYPSRDNRESVELTRSDIKCLDPGVYLSSPVINFYIQYIKRNRLCTEDFRDKFYIFNTYFYGKLEEALYCPDEFSKLRRWWKGVNILNKAYIILPIHGTAHWSLVIICIPAKESISGPIILHLDSLAMHPSTKILNTVERYLEKEWRQLSSILGTTWEDLKSNIHKESVEVPRQNNEYDCGIFMLYYIERFIEEAPERFTIDKLDMFDRSWFKPEEASDLRRRIRELLLEEFESAKLDDALSGADASDPDDSIKDGELKADAPSDSSEMVVEVVGGLGSTVKSNEGIKVVASEEASGESGDAGKSIEGIVAASEKKSIEGINVAEPEEASEESIDACKSIGGINVAESDEASREFGETGKTNKGTKVAVSEGASVSGYTDKSMEDISDSEVAVLDKVPTSSCKRKRKTTSGECVDAGKSIEVINVAEPEEASEESRDAGKSIGGINVEESDEASGEFGEAGKTNKGTKVAVSEGASAESGYVDKIMEDISDSEVAVLDNAPTSSYKREKKATARVLSEAASFSDSVKDEEGTVKADSGSSKAEKEGDLIVIASPERSEGNDEIIGSSRIPDVVCDSCDSDTHATVRIVGVRKRNFFPSYGCSNPHKEPCTVPLLDSREDGKW, from the exons ATGGTCGGGGACAGGATGCTCATGCCGCTTCTAAGGATGTGTTTGCTTTCG GCCTGGAAGATGAGCAGGTGGAACGTGAGGGCAACAGATTCCGTTCGAG GCATCTCTCTCTTGGAAACTATTATGAGGGAATTGTGGATGCAGTTACCTTTGAATACACTCAAAAGCCAAGGGCGTGCGGGGAAAAGGGATCCTATATCGGTGGACAAGATGTACTCAAGCCAACCAAGTTCCACATCTTTATCTGCAAAGAGGACTCATGCCATTGATCCAGAGGTGTCTGATCATGAAAAATGTCAGAATGTTGAGAGTTCCCTCTCCAGAAGATTCTCTAAGAG GAGGAAGGAACAGCTTCAGAATCCATCTTCCGTTTATTCTCGAAAG GTTCAAGATGTGGTTCTTTTGGATGATGAAGATATGAAACCTGAGGAAGAAGTAAACTGTGAGATGTCTGACAGACG GAATGAACCGAAGATCTACTACCCATCGAG AGATAATAGAGAATCTGTGGAGCTCACCAGATCTGATATTAAATGTCTTGATCCTGGAGTATATCTGTCGTCACCGGTGATAAACTTCTACATCCA GTACATCAAAAGGAACAGATTGTGTACTGAAGATTTCAGAGACAAATTCTACATATTTAACACTTATTTTTATGGAAAGCTTGAAGAAGCATTGTATTGTCCG GATGAGTTCTCAAAGTtgagaagatggtggaaaggtgtcAATATATTAAATAAAGCATACATCATCTTGCCGATCCATGGGAC GGCGCACTGGAGCTTGGTAATCATTTGCATTCCTGCAAAAGAGAGTATTTCAGGACCAATCATACTTCATCTGGACTCCCTAGCGATGCATCCCAGTACTAAGATCTTGAACACAGTTGAGAG ATACCTTGAAAAAGAATGGCGCCAACTATCATCAATTTTAGGGACAACATGGGAGGATCTTAAAAGTAATATACACAAGGAAAGTGTTGAG GTTCCGCGGCAGAATAATGAGTACGACTGTGGCATCTTCATGCTTTATTATATTGAACGGTTTATAGAAGAGGCACCAGAAAGATTCACAATTGATAAACTTGATATG TTTGATCGGAGTTGGTTCAAACCTGAAGAAGCATCTGATCTAAGGCGGAGAATAAGAGAGCTACTGCTGGAAGAATTTGAAAGTGCCAAGCTGGATGATGCTTTATCAGGAGCAGATGCATCTGATCCCGATGACAGCATAAAGGATGGAGAACTGAAAGCAGATGCACCTTCTGACAGTTCAGAAATGGTCGTAGAGGTGGTAGGAGGGTTGGGAAGCACTGTCAAGAGCAATGAAGGCATCAAGGTTGTAGCATCAGAAGAGGCAAGTGGAGAGTCAGGAGATGCTGGTAAGAGTATTGAAGGCATTGTTGCAGCATCAGAAAAAAAGAGTATTGAAGGCATCAATGTTGCAGAACCCGAAGAAGCAAGTGAAGAGTCTATAGATGCTTGTAAGAGTATAGGAGGCATCAACGTTGCAGAATCTGATGAAGCAAGTAGGGAGTTTGGAGAGACCGGTAAGACCAACAAAGGCACCAAGGTTGCAGTGTCAGAAGGAGCAAGTGTGTCTGGATACACTGATAAGAGTATGGAAGACATCTCTGACTCCGAGGTTGCAGTATTAGACAAAGTTCCAACTAGCAGCTGCAAACGCAAAAGGAAGACCACAAGCGGAGAGTGTGTGGATGCTGGTAAGAGTATCGAAGTTATCAATGTTGCAGAACCAGAAGAAGCAAGTGAAGAGTCTAGAGATGCTGGTAAGAGTATAGGAGGCATCAATGTTGAAGAATCAGATGAAGCAAGTGGGGAGTTTGGAGAAGCTGGTAAGACTAACAAAGGCACCAAGGTTGCAGTGTCAGAAGGAGCAAGTGCGGAGTCTGGATATGTTGATAAGATTATGGAAGACATCTCTGACTCTGAGGTTGCAGTATTAGACAATGCTCCAACTAGCAGCTACAAACGCGAAAAGAAGGCCACAGCCCGTGTTCTATCAGAAGCAGCTTCATTTTCAGATAGCGTCAAAGATGAAGAAGGTACGGTGAAAGCAGATTCTGGCAGCTCAAAAGCTGAGAAAGAAGGTGATTTGATTGTAATTGCATCGCCGGAAAGATCAGAGGGGAATGATGAGATCATTGGTAGCTCGCGAATTCCAGATGTAGTTTGTGACAGCTGCGACAGTGACACACATGCCACGGTGAGGATTGTAGGAGTTCGCAAACGAAATTTTTTTCCATCGTATGGTTGCAGTAATCCACACAAGGAGCCATGCACCGTGCCTCTGTTGGATTCTCGGGAAGATGGGAAATGGTGA
- the LOC136475482 gene encoding probable ubiquitin-like-specific protease 2A isoform X4, with protein MYSSQPSSTSLSAKRTHAIDPEVSDHEKCQNVESSLSRRFSKRRKEQLQNPSSVYSRKVQDVVLLDDEDMKPEEEVNCEMSDRRNEPKIYYPSRDNRESVELTRSDIKCLDPGVYLSSPVINFYIQYIKRNRLCTEDFRDKFYIFNTYFYGKLEEALYCPDEFSKLRRWWKGVNILNKAYIILPIHGTAHWSLVIICIPAKESISGPIILHLDSLAMHPSTKILNTVERYLEKEWRQLSSILGTTWEDLKSNIHKESVEVPRQNNEYDCGIFMLYYIERFIEEAPERFTIDKLDMFDRSWFKPEEASDLRRRIRELLLEEFESAKLDDALSGADASDPDDSIKDGELKADAPSDSSEMVVEVVGGLGSTVKSNEGIKVVASEEASGESGDAGKSIEGIVAASEKKSIEGINVAEPEEASEESIDACKSIGGINVAESDEASREFGETGKTNKGTKVAVSEGASVSGYTDKSMEDISDSEVAVLDKVPTSSCKRKRKTTSGECVDAGKSIEVINVAEPEEASEESRDAGKSIGGINVEESDEASGEFGEAGKTNKGTKVAVSEGASAESGYVDKIMEDISDSEVAVLDNAPTSSYKREKKATARVLSEAASFSDSVKDEEGTVKADSGSSKAEKEGDLIVIASPERSEGNDEIIGSSRIPDVVCDSCDSDTHATVRIVGVRKRNFFPSYGCSNPHKEPCTVPLLDSREDGKW; from the exons ATGTACTCAAGCCAACCAAGTTCCACATCTTTATCTGCAAAGAGGACTCATGCCATTGATCCAGAGGTGTCTGATCATGAAAAATGTCAGAATGTTGAGAGTTCCCTCTCCAGAAGATTCTCTAAGAG GAGGAAGGAACAGCTTCAGAATCCATCTTCCGTTTATTCTCGAAAG GTTCAAGATGTGGTTCTTTTGGATGATGAAGATATGAAACCTGAGGAAGAAGTAAACTGTGAGATGTCTGACAGACG GAATGAACCGAAGATCTACTACCCATCGAG AGATAATAGAGAATCTGTGGAGCTCACCAGATCTGATATTAAATGTCTTGATCCTGGAGTATATCTGTCGTCACCGGTGATAAACTTCTACATCCA GTACATCAAAAGGAACAGATTGTGTACTGAAGATTTCAGAGACAAATTCTACATATTTAACACTTATTTTTATGGAAAGCTTGAAGAAGCATTGTATTGTCCG GATGAGTTCTCAAAGTtgagaagatggtggaaaggtgtcAATATATTAAATAAAGCATACATCATCTTGCCGATCCATGGGAC GGCGCACTGGAGCTTGGTAATCATTTGCATTCCTGCAAAAGAGAGTATTTCAGGACCAATCATACTTCATCTGGACTCCCTAGCGATGCATCCCAGTACTAAGATCTTGAACACAGTTGAGAG ATACCTTGAAAAAGAATGGCGCCAACTATCATCAATTTTAGGGACAACATGGGAGGATCTTAAAAGTAATATACACAAGGAAAGTGTTGAG GTTCCGCGGCAGAATAATGAGTACGACTGTGGCATCTTCATGCTTTATTATATTGAACGGTTTATAGAAGAGGCACCAGAAAGATTCACAATTGATAAACTTGATATG TTTGATCGGAGTTGGTTCAAACCTGAAGAAGCATCTGATCTAAGGCGGAGAATAAGAGAGCTACTGCTGGAAGAATTTGAAAGTGCCAAGCTGGATGATGCTTTATCAGGAGCAGATGCATCTGATCCCGATGACAGCATAAAGGATGGAGAACTGAAAGCAGATGCACCTTCTGACAGTTCAGAAATGGTCGTAGAGGTGGTAGGAGGGTTGGGAAGCACTGTCAAGAGCAATGAAGGCATCAAGGTTGTAGCATCAGAAGAGGCAAGTGGAGAGTCAGGAGATGCTGGTAAGAGTATTGAAGGCATTGTTGCAGCATCAGAAAAAAAGAGTATTGAAGGCATCAATGTTGCAGAACCCGAAGAAGCAAGTGAAGAGTCTATAGATGCTTGTAAGAGTATAGGAGGCATCAACGTTGCAGAATCTGATGAAGCAAGTAGGGAGTTTGGAGAGACCGGTAAGACCAACAAAGGCACCAAGGTTGCAGTGTCAGAAGGAGCAAGTGTGTCTGGATACACTGATAAGAGTATGGAAGACATCTCTGACTCCGAGGTTGCAGTATTAGACAAAGTTCCAACTAGCAGCTGCAAACGCAAAAGGAAGACCACAAGCGGAGAGTGTGTGGATGCTGGTAAGAGTATCGAAGTTATCAATGTTGCAGAACCAGAAGAAGCAAGTGAAGAGTCTAGAGATGCTGGTAAGAGTATAGGAGGCATCAATGTTGAAGAATCAGATGAAGCAAGTGGGGAGTTTGGAGAAGCTGGTAAGACTAACAAAGGCACCAAGGTTGCAGTGTCAGAAGGAGCAAGTGCGGAGTCTGGATATGTTGATAAGATTATGGAAGACATCTCTGACTCTGAGGTTGCAGTATTAGACAATGCTCCAACTAGCAGCTACAAACGCGAAAAGAAGGCCACAGCCCGTGTTCTATCAGAAGCAGCTTCATTTTCAGATAGCGTCAAAGATGAAGAAGGTACGGTGAAAGCAGATTCTGGCAGCTCAAAAGCTGAGAAAGAAGGTGATTTGATTGTAATTGCATCGCCGGAAAGATCAGAGGGGAATGATGAGATCATTGGTAGCTCGCGAATTCCAGATGTAGTTTGTGACAGCTGCGACAGTGACACACATGCCACGGTGAGGATTGTAGGAGTTCGCAAACGAAATTTTTTTCCATCGTATGGTTGCAGTAATCCACACAAGGAGCCATGCACCGTGCCTCTGTTGGATTCTCGGGAAGATGGGAAATGGTGA